Proteins from a single region of Amycolatopsis sp. CA-230715:
- a CDS encoding sarcosine oxidase subunit gamma, which produces MTVSALVRHSPLEDWAPRFAALAPAVSLAERPFLTQLTLRVATGQRAAVSAALSCPLPERPCTATGGEGVEVLWLGPDEYLVLAPPGSEAALLSRVDGLCLSAVDTSAQRTALDLSGPHARDVLAHGCAIDLHPLGSPPGTCVQTLLARAGVVLVARGGDAFTVLVRSSFAGYLAAWLVDAATEYVGES; this is translated from the coding sequence GTGACGGTTAGCGCGTTGGTGCGGCACAGCCCGCTGGAGGACTGGGCGCCGAGGTTCGCCGCGCTCGCGCCCGCGGTGAGCCTGGCCGAACGGCCGTTCCTGACCCAGTTGACGCTCCGCGTAGCCACGGGGCAGCGCGCCGCGGTCTCCGCCGCGCTGTCGTGTCCGCTGCCGGAGCGCCCGTGCACCGCGACGGGCGGGGAAGGTGTCGAGGTGCTGTGGCTCGGCCCCGACGAGTACCTCGTGCTCGCGCCGCCTGGATCCGAGGCCGCCTTGTTGTCGCGTGTGGACGGTCTTTGTCTGTCCGCTGTGGACACTTCGGCGCAGCGAACCGCACTGGACCTGTCCGGCCCGCATGCCCGCGACGTGCTGGCGCACGGGTGCGCCATCGACCTCCACCCGCTCGGCTCGCCACCGGGTACCTGCGTTCAGACGCTACTGGCCAGGGCGGGCGTGGTGCTCGTCGCGCGCGGTGGTGACGCGTTCACGGTGCTGGTGCGTTCGTCCTTCGCGGGTTACCTCGCCGCGTGGCTGGTGGATGCCGCCACGGAGTACGTGGGGGAGTCGTGA
- the purU gene encoding formyltetrahydrofolate deformylase: protein MTDPFVLTLACPERPGIVHSVSSVLVELGCDITEHQQFDDPLSGRVFLRTSFQPLAPLTEEGFAEHFGETARAFGMSWRLHDMSVRPRLLVMVSKFDHCLSDLLYRWRSGSLGAELALVVSNHDTLRPMADAAGVRFEHVPITKDTKPAAEARLLDLVEEHRIDLVVLARYMQVLSDGLCKRLEGRAINIHHSFLPSFAGARPYHQAYERGVKLVGATAHYVTPDLDEGPIIEQEVIRVDHRRSPEDLVAVGRDAERLALARAVTWHCQNRVLLNGNRTVIFN from the coding sequence GTGACCGATCCGTTCGTGCTCACCCTGGCCTGCCCGGAACGGCCCGGCATCGTGCATTCGGTCAGCTCGGTCCTGGTGGAGCTGGGCTGCGACATCACCGAACACCAGCAGTTCGACGATCCGCTCTCCGGCAGGGTCTTCCTGCGCACGAGCTTCCAGCCGCTCGCCCCGCTCACCGAGGAGGGGTTCGCCGAGCACTTCGGCGAGACGGCGCGGGCGTTCGGGATGAGCTGGCGCCTGCACGACATGTCGGTGCGGCCGCGGCTGCTGGTGATGGTGTCCAAGTTCGACCACTGCCTCTCGGACCTGTTGTACCGCTGGAGAAGCGGCAGCCTTGGCGCCGAACTCGCGCTCGTGGTGTCCAATCACGACACCCTGCGGCCGATGGCCGACGCCGCGGGGGTCCGGTTCGAACACGTGCCGATCACCAAGGACACCAAGCCCGCCGCGGAGGCCCGCCTGCTCGATCTCGTCGAAGAACACCGGATCGATCTCGTCGTGCTGGCGCGGTACATGCAGGTGCTGTCGGACGGCCTGTGCAAGCGGCTCGAAGGCAGGGCGATCAACATCCACCACTCGTTCCTGCCGAGCTTCGCGGGCGCCCGCCCGTACCACCAGGCCTACGAACGCGGGGTGAAACTCGTCGGGGCCACGGCGCACTACGTGACCCCGGACCTCGACGAGGGGCCGATCATCGAACAGGAGGTGATCCGCGTCGACCACCGGCGCTCGCCGGAGGATCTGGTGGCCGTCGGGCGGGATGCCGAACGGCTCGCGCTCGCCCGCGCGGTCACCTGGCACTGCCAGAACCGCGTGCTGCTCAACGGGAATCGCACGGTCATCTTCAACTGA
- a CDS encoding AAA family ATPase, giving the protein MAAVRPSLREARVILIGGTSNVGKSTVAQALADRLEYEYRSTDKLARHPGRPWPTPDRAVPAHVAEHYRTLTVDELITSVLEHYQRLWPRVEQLIADRAANDTGLVLEGSGLWPALVAELTVPRTAAIWLTAEKTVLSDRMRAASGYEEADQEHRHLVEKFLGRTIRYQELMLADLIKLGLPCLPVGGHTVGELADAVLARALS; this is encoded by the coding sequence ATGGCCGCCGTCCGTCCTTCGCTGCGAGAGGCGCGGGTGATCCTGATCGGCGGCACGTCGAACGTCGGGAAGTCCACTGTGGCGCAAGCACTGGCGGATCGGCTCGAGTACGAGTACCGGTCGACCGACAAGCTCGCGCGGCATCCCGGGCGTCCGTGGCCGACGCCGGACCGTGCCGTGCCCGCGCACGTCGCCGAGCACTACCGCACGCTCACCGTCGACGAGCTGATCACCTCCGTTCTCGAGCACTACCAACGATTGTGGCCGCGGGTGGAGCAGTTGATCGCCGATCGTGCGGCGAACGACACAGGTCTCGTCCTCGAAGGGTCCGGGCTCTGGCCCGCGCTGGTCGCCGAACTGACCGTCCCGCGCACGGCCGCGATCTGGCTGACCGCTGAGAAGACCGTGCTGAGCGACCGGATGCGCGCGGCCAGCGGCTACGAGGAAGCCGACCAAGAGCACCGGCACCTGGTCGAGAAGTTCCTCGGCCGCACCATCCGGTACCAGGAGCTGATGCTCGCCGACCTCATCAAGCTCGGCTTGCCTTGTCTCCCCGTCGGCGGCCACACCGTCGGAGAGCTCGCCGACGCCGTCCTCGCGCGCGCCCTCAGTTGA
- a CDS encoding maleylpyruvate isomerase N-terminal domain-containing protein has product MTVPAIHDPRPPFARSLDQTEYQIAAMRPGEPRKSTPCADYDVRALLGHVVAVLHKTPASVPESARATSQP; this is encoded by the coding sequence ATGACCGTACCGGCGATCCACGACCCGCGTCCGCCGTTCGCCCGCTCCCTGGACCAGACCGAGTACCAGATAGCAGCGATGCGCCCCGGCGAACCGCGCAAGAGCACGCCTTGCGCCGACTACGACGTGCGAGCGCTGCTCGGGCACGTCGTCGCGGTGCTGCACAAGACGCCCGCGTCGGTGCCGGAGTCGGCACGGGCGACATCCCAGCCGTGA
- a CDS encoding ABC transporter permease: MTAALWVPTPPKTMWTKLRWAVSDGFVLVRRELEHLFRDPGGLASEIVLPAIIVLLFGYVLGSAIMVPGGGNYREYLMPGIFAMQAMMGIGVTVTTVAGDLADGVMDRFRSMPMARSAVPFGHTVSSLATGLVNFAGVAVCALVVGWQPHRGLWLTVAGFAVLLLFRYAVGWVGVLLGLVFKTEEAADHAVPLIFPLAMIGNTFVPTDGMPGWLRIIADWNPISAVTDSCRLLWGNPGAHGAGTSLPLQNPVLTAILWSVGIIAVAAPLAVWRYRAAAR; the protein is encoded by the coding sequence ATGACCGCCGCGCTCTGGGTCCCCACCCCGCCCAAGACGATGTGGACCAAGCTCCGCTGGGCGGTGTCCGACGGTTTCGTGCTGGTGCGGCGCGAACTCGAGCACCTGTTCCGCGATCCGGGCGGGCTCGCCAGCGAGATCGTCCTTCCCGCGATCATCGTGCTGCTGTTCGGCTACGTCCTCGGCAGCGCGATCATGGTGCCCGGCGGCGGGAACTACCGCGAATACCTGATGCCGGGGATCTTCGCCATGCAGGCCATGATGGGGATCGGCGTCACCGTCACCACCGTCGCGGGCGATCTCGCCGACGGCGTGATGGACCGCTTCCGGTCGATGCCGATGGCGCGCTCGGCCGTCCCGTTCGGACACACCGTCTCTTCGCTGGCCACCGGGCTGGTCAACTTCGCCGGTGTCGCGGTGTGCGCGCTCGTCGTCGGCTGGCAACCGCACCGGGGCCTGTGGCTCACCGTCGCGGGTTTCGCCGTGCTGCTCCTGTTTCGGTACGCGGTCGGCTGGGTCGGCGTCCTGCTCGGACTGGTCTTCAAGACCGAGGAGGCAGCCGACCACGCGGTGCCGCTGATCTTCCCGCTCGCCATGATCGGCAACACGTTCGTGCCGACCGACGGCATGCCGGGCTGGCTGCGGATCATCGCCGACTGGAACCCGATCAGCGCGGTCACCGACTCCTGCCGCCTGCTCTGGGGCAACCCGGGGGCGCACGGCGCGGGAACTTCGTTGCCGCTGCAGAACCCGGTGCTCACGGCGATCCTCTGGTCGGTCGGCATCATCGCGGTGGCGGCGCCACTTGCCGTGTGGCGTTACCGCGCCGCGGCGCGCTGA
- a CDS encoding ATP-binding cassette domain-containing protein, whose protein sequence is MGNDLAVLVEGVAKRFGDTEALAGLDLEVPAGTICGVLGPNGAGKTTAVRILSTLLRPDRGRAFVDGIDVVRDAERARYRLGLAGQFAAVDEKLTGRGNLRMFGRLYHLPGRVAKERADELLDRFHLTEAGNRVVSTYSGGMRRRLDLAASLLIAPAVLFLDEPTTGLDPRGRAEVWAAVRDLVEGGTTVVLTTQYLDEADHLADSIAVIDAGRVVATGTPEQLKNKVGAEHVAVALASADDLAEAGAALHRATGGEPMLHPGSRTATVAVNGDPGALAAVVRELDSAGIRIDTMALRSPTLDDVFLELTGHSADEATQEVPA, encoded by the coding sequence ATGGGAAATGATCTGGCAGTACTCGTCGAAGGCGTCGCAAAACGCTTCGGCGACACCGAAGCACTCGCGGGGCTCGACCTGGAAGTTCCCGCCGGGACCATCTGCGGTGTGCTCGGGCCGAACGGGGCGGGCAAGACCACCGCAGTGCGCATCCTCTCCACACTGCTCAGGCCCGACCGCGGCCGCGCCTTCGTCGACGGAATCGACGTGGTGCGCGATGCCGAGCGCGCCCGGTACCGCCTCGGGCTCGCGGGCCAGTTCGCCGCGGTCGACGAAAAGCTCACCGGGCGCGGGAACCTGCGGATGTTCGGCAGGCTTTACCACTTACCCGGCCGCGTCGCGAAGGAACGTGCCGACGAACTGCTCGACCGGTTCCACCTCACCGAGGCCGGAAACCGCGTCGTGTCAACCTATTCCGGCGGTATGCGGCGCAGGCTCGACCTCGCGGCGAGCCTGCTGATCGCGCCCGCGGTGCTTTTCCTCGACGAACCCACCACCGGGCTCGATCCGCGCGGGCGCGCCGAAGTGTGGGCCGCTGTTCGCGACCTCGTCGAGGGCGGCACGACCGTCGTGCTCACCACGCAGTACCTCGACGAGGCCGACCACCTCGCCGACTCCATCGCGGTCATCGACGCCGGGCGCGTGGTCGCCACCGGCACTCCGGAACAGCTCAAGAACAAGGTCGGTGCCGAACACGTCGCCGTCGCACTGGCCAGCGCCGACGACCTCGCCGAAGCAGGCGCCGCGCTGCATCGCGCCACCGGCGGCGAACCGATGCTCCACCCCGGTTCGCGGACGGCCACCGTCGCGGTGAACGGGGACCCGGGCGCGCTGGCCGCCGTGGTCCGCGAGCTGGACTCCGCGGGTATCCGCATCGACACCATGGCGCTGCGCAGCCCCACCCTCGACGACGTGTTCCTCGAACTCACCGGCCATTCGGCGGACGAAGCCACTCAGGAGGTGCCCGCATGA
- a CDS encoding TetR/AcrR family transcriptional regulator, translating to MAERSTPRYIWAEDAPPGPAPALSRDKIVEVAIAIADAEGLDALSMRRLGAELSVRPMSLYRHVPSKDDLLELINDAVLGEQRLPDQPSGDWRADLRLSATEQRAVALRHPWSVTTKIGRPAMGPNALRVNEFAMAALDGFGLDMDTIHGLVGTLRGYVHGNVVEDLAGAELSRRTGITDEQWQEILTPWVRRLLAEDKHPMTARFVREAEHWPDDKVFAFGVERVLDGIAAALP from the coding sequence ATGGCCGAGCGGTCCACGCCGCGGTACATCTGGGCCGAGGACGCCCCACCTGGTCCGGCTCCCGCGTTGAGCAGGGACAAGATCGTCGAAGTGGCCATCGCGATCGCGGACGCGGAAGGGCTCGACGCGTTGTCGATGCGCCGCCTCGGCGCAGAGTTGTCCGTGCGGCCGATGTCGCTGTACCGGCACGTGCCGAGCAAGGACGACCTGCTGGAGCTGATCAACGACGCGGTGCTGGGGGAGCAGCGGCTCCCGGACCAGCCTTCCGGCGACTGGCGGGCGGACCTGCGGCTCTCCGCGACCGAGCAGCGCGCGGTGGCGCTGCGGCACCCGTGGAGCGTGACGACGAAGATCGGCAGGCCCGCGATGGGCCCGAACGCGTTGCGGGTGAACGAGTTCGCGATGGCCGCGCTCGACGGGTTCGGGCTCGACATGGACACCATCCACGGTCTGGTCGGCACGTTGCGCGGGTACGTGCACGGCAACGTGGTCGAGGACCTCGCCGGCGCGGAACTGTCGCGGCGGACCGGGATCACCGACGAGCAGTGGCAGGAAATCCTCACCCCGTGGGTGCGACGGCTGCTCGCCGAGGACAAGCACCCGATGACCGCGCGGTTCGTCCGCGAAGCCGAGCACTGGCCCGATGACAAGGTGTTCGCGTTCGGTGTCGAGCGAGTCCTCGACGGCATCGCCGCCGCGCTGCCGTAG
- a CDS encoding helix-turn-helix domain-containing protein, whose amino-acid sequence MTEESTARRRELGRELRTLRESRDMSGHDVARQTGFSAGNISRWENGRREIGTVDAATYLATCGVDLAERNRLLDLTEPPSELYWVRPYFHKLADATKSVIIQESLANSITSYEPLVIPGLQQSEAYARAIFEARGAVPRDRISLLVKARMDRQRILTKTGSPRTRFFVHERALGLGIGGPEVMHEQVLQLLLSSAVPTCAIRLVPESAGNFAAVGGAFDVLEFADHPTIVHADTFGAALFMDERPCVEAYYTVVARLEHDALNEGESRARLTQLAGEYEQLKE is encoded by the coding sequence ATGACTGAGGAATCCACGGCGAGGCGCCGTGAACTTGGCCGGGAACTTCGCACGCTACGGGAAAGCCGCGACATGTCGGGCCACGACGTGGCCAGGCAGACCGGTTTCTCCGCGGGGAACATCTCGCGGTGGGAAAACGGTCGCAGGGAGATCGGCACGGTCGATGCGGCGACCTATCTGGCGACCTGCGGCGTGGATCTCGCCGAGCGCAACAGGTTGCTGGACCTCACCGAGCCGCCGTCGGAGCTGTACTGGGTGCGCCCGTACTTCCACAAACTGGCCGATGCCACGAAATCGGTGATCATCCAAGAAAGCCTGGCCAATTCGATCACGAGCTATGAGCCGCTGGTCATTCCCGGGCTGCAGCAAAGTGAAGCGTACGCGAGAGCGATCTTCGAAGCGCGTGGGGCGGTTCCGCGGGACCGGATCTCCTTGCTGGTGAAGGCGAGGATGGATCGGCAGCGAATTCTGACGAAGACCGGAAGTCCGCGTACGCGGTTCTTCGTTCATGAGCGTGCGCTGGGCTTGGGCATCGGTGGTCCGGAGGTGATGCACGAGCAGGTTCTGCAACTTCTGCTGTCCAGCGCGGTGCCCACCTGCGCGATACGGCTCGTGCCGGAGTCTGCGGGGAACTTTGCGGCGGTCGGTGGTGCGTTCGATGTGCTGGAGTTCGCCGACCACCCCACCATCGTGCACGCCGATACGTTTGGCGCGGCGCTCTTCATGGACGAACGGCCTTGCGTGGAGGCCTACTACACCGTTGTTGCGAGGCTGGAACATGATGCCCTGAATGAGGGAGAATCGAGGGCGAGGCTCACCCAACTCGCGGGGGAGTACGAACAGCTGAAGGAGTAA
- a CDS encoding DUF397 domain-containing protein, whose translation MAAVAWTWVKSSYSDGYEESKCVEVALGTQVTAVRDSKAPSAGNLLVPAQSWQVFLARWKA comes from the coding sequence ATGGCGGCCGTCGCGTGGACCTGGGTGAAGAGCAGCTACAGCGATGGCTATGAAGAGAGCAAGTGTGTCGAGGTGGCGCTTGGTACCCAGGTCACCGCAGTCCGGGACTCGAAGGCGCCGAGCGCCGGAAACCTGCTGGTTCCCGCGCAGAGCTGGCAGGTGTTCCTGGCTCGGTGGAAGGCGTAG
- a CDS encoding helix-turn-helix transcriptional regulator — MPDLALRRRELGAFLRSRRERITPSEAGIPPTGRRRTPGLRREELAFLAGISATWYTYLEQGRDIRPSDQVLTALATALRLTEHERDHLFHLAGTPAAAGPDEPEPVDPAVTAIPMLLRHNPAYLTGASYDLLAVNPAAAELFPDLDTAGEARPNLARWMFTSPAARRVLVDWEREAQVLLARLRAAAGLHPADPRFTSLVEDLHAASPEVRKWWPRYDIQVRRTGTKRLRHPRRGIVTMTHTALHVAEHPEQTLVIYHWPES, encoded by the coding sequence ATGCCGGACCTCGCCCTCCGCCGCCGGGAACTGGGCGCCTTCCTGCGCAGCCGTCGAGAGCGGATCACGCCGTCGGAAGCGGGCATCCCGCCCACCGGGCGGCGCCGGACGCCCGGCCTGCGGCGTGAAGAACTCGCGTTCCTCGCCGGCATCAGCGCCACCTGGTACACCTACCTCGAACAGGGCCGCGACATCCGGCCGTCCGATCAGGTCCTCACCGCGCTGGCCACCGCGCTACGGCTCACCGAGCACGAGCGCGATCACCTGTTCCACCTGGCGGGCACACCCGCGGCGGCCGGACCCGACGAACCGGAACCGGTCGACCCCGCCGTCACCGCGATCCCGATGCTGCTGCGGCACAATCCGGCCTACCTCACCGGCGCGAGCTACGACCTGCTCGCCGTGAACCCGGCCGCCGCCGAGCTGTTCCCCGATCTGGACACCGCGGGCGAGGCCAGGCCCAACCTCGCCCGCTGGATGTTCACCAGCCCGGCGGCGCGCCGGGTCCTCGTGGACTGGGAACGCGAAGCGCAGGTGCTCCTCGCGCGACTACGCGCCGCCGCGGGGCTCCACCCCGCCGATCCCCGGTTCACGAGCCTTGTCGAGGACCTGCACGCGGCGAGCCCCGAAGTCCGGAAGTGGTGGCCCCGCTACGACATCCAGGTCCGCAGGACGGGCACCAAACGGCTGCGCCACCCGCGACGCGGCATCGTGACCATGACCCACACCGCGCTCCACGTGGCCGAGCACCCCGAACAGACCCTCGTCATCTACCACTGGCCCGAGTCGTAG
- a CDS encoding zinc-binding dehydrogenase, whose translation MRAWILDSVGERVRVDEVAEPSPRGGGAVIEVLAAYVPAYTEVVARGERGPVPTPLVLGPGCVGRVVSVADDVFNVEPGDVVLDLALLTSGESEDPEEILIGWTGVGGRGVATGKTVAMQKMWRDGVFAERALCPKETLMKLPGAERYPRPERLAFLPWLAIAGEGMNATGLQPGGTATIIGATGQLGAAATLIALASGAGRVVAVGRNAEVLKRLGELDSRVVPVAMTGNRSDDAAAIAEAARGGADVVLDALGAVPDATPTMAGYDSLRNGGTMVLIGGVRQDLAIPYGDVMRRRLTLRGSWMSGPATALKMWRMVESGLIDLGAIDVRTVGLDDPTGALDLAAATKGPAFVALVP comes from the coding sequence ATGCGTGCCTGGATCTTGGATTCCGTTGGTGAACGAGTACGAGTCGACGAGGTGGCGGAACCGTCGCCGAGGGGCGGTGGTGCGGTGATCGAAGTGCTGGCCGCCTACGTCCCGGCCTACACGGAGGTGGTCGCGCGGGGTGAGCGAGGACCCGTGCCGACGCCGCTCGTGCTGGGGCCGGGGTGTGTCGGCAGGGTCGTGTCCGTGGCGGACGACGTGTTCAACGTCGAGCCCGGCGATGTCGTGCTCGACCTCGCGCTGCTGACCTCCGGCGAGAGTGAGGACCCCGAGGAGATTCTCATCGGCTGGACCGGCGTCGGCGGGCGCGGGGTGGCGACCGGGAAAACCGTTGCGATGCAGAAGATGTGGCGCGACGGCGTGTTCGCGGAACGCGCGCTGTGTCCTAAGGAGACACTCATGAAGCTCCCCGGCGCGGAGCGTTACCCGCGGCCAGAGCGCCTCGCGTTCCTGCCGTGGCTCGCCATCGCGGGGGAGGGGATGAACGCCACCGGGCTCCAGCCCGGCGGGACCGCCACGATCATCGGGGCCACCGGGCAGCTCGGCGCGGCCGCCACGCTGATCGCGCTCGCGAGCGGCGCCGGCCGCGTGGTGGCGGTCGGGCGCAACGCGGAGGTGCTGAAACGCTTGGGGGAGCTGGATTCCAGGGTCGTTCCCGTCGCGATGACGGGGAACAGGTCCGATGACGCGGCCGCGATCGCCGAAGCCGCGCGCGGTGGCGCGGACGTCGTGCTCGACGCGCTCGGCGCGGTGCCCGACGCGACGCCGACCATGGCGGGGTACGACAGCCTGCGCAACGGCGGCACGATGGTGCTCATCGGGGGAGTACGGCAGGACCTCGCGATTCCGTACGGCGATGTCATGCGACGGCGTCTCACCCTTCGCGGGTCGTGGATGTCCGGTCCCGCGACGGCGCTGAAGATGTGGCGCATGGTCGAGTCCGGGCTGATCGACCTCGGCGCCATCGACGTGCGCACGGTCGGGCTCGACGACCCGACCGGCGCGCTCGACCTCGCCGCCGCGACGAAGGGCCCCGCCTTCGTCGCGCTCGTCCCTTGA
- a CDS encoding GNAT family N-acetyltransferase, with product MTEPQALDLADDDTATQIWHLQRAAYAVEAELIGFDGIPPLRESLAELRSCGESFLGTHDAEGLVGAVSWLLDANGTLDICRLVVHPRAHCTGVATRLLDALDALVPATRATVSTGTANTPALALYRSRGFRPVGTTEIAPGVTLSTLERRCPLARSGMRPDRG from the coding sequence GTGACCGAACCGCAGGCGCTCGACCTCGCCGACGACGACACCGCCACACAGATCTGGCACCTCCAACGCGCTGCCTACGCCGTCGAAGCCGAACTCATCGGATTCGACGGCATCCCACCACTGCGGGAATCGCTCGCCGAACTGCGCTCCTGTGGCGAATCCTTCCTGGGCACGCACGACGCCGAAGGCCTCGTGGGCGCGGTGTCGTGGCTTCTCGACGCGAACGGCACGCTCGACATCTGCCGCCTGGTGGTCCATCCGCGCGCGCACTGCACCGGGGTGGCCACCAGGCTGCTCGACGCACTGGACGCGCTCGTTCCCGCGACCCGCGCCACCGTGTCGACCGGGACCGCGAACACCCCGGCGCTCGCGCTCTACCGATCCCGCGGCTTCCGCCCCGTCGGAACCACCGAAATCGCACCGGGCGTCACCTTGTCCACTTTGGAACGCCGGTGCCCCCTGGCTCGGTCAGGCATGCGCCCTGACCGCGGTTGA
- a CDS encoding GNAT family N-acetyltransferase has product MSIVLESERLVLRQFTEADVDNLVRLDSDPAVMRYLTGGEATPRAKIEQVVLPRLFEEYSTGPRGRWAAEARDTGEFLGWLSLAPVADPGEAGLGYRFRSAHWGRGFATEGSRALLRMAFTELGLRRVFADTMAVNTASRRVMERVGMTYVRTYHLEWDDPIDGTEHGEVEYEIVRDDWLARNRSGP; this is encoded by the coding sequence GTGTCGATCGTGCTGGAGTCCGAACGGTTGGTGTTGCGGCAGTTCACCGAAGCCGACGTGGACAACCTCGTGCGCCTGGACAGCGATCCGGCGGTCATGCGCTACCTGACCGGTGGCGAGGCGACGCCGCGCGCGAAGATCGAACAGGTCGTGCTGCCGCGCCTGTTCGAGGAGTACTCGACGGGCCCGCGCGGTAGGTGGGCGGCTGAAGCGCGCGATACCGGAGAATTCCTTGGTTGGCTGTCGCTCGCGCCGGTCGCCGATCCGGGGGAGGCGGGGCTCGGGTACCGGTTCCGGTCGGCGCACTGGGGGCGTGGTTTCGCCACCGAGGGTTCGCGCGCGTTGCTGCGCATGGCGTTCACCGAACTGGGTTTGCGGCGGGTGTTCGCGGACACGATGGCGGTGAACACCGCGTCGAGGCGGGTCATGGAGCGGGTGGGGATGACCTACGTGCGCACTTACCACCTGGAGTGGGACGACCCGATCGACGGTACCGAACACGGTGAGGTCGAGTACGAAATCGTCCGCGACGACTGGCTGGCGCGGAATCGGAGCGGTCCGTAG
- a CDS encoding RICIN domain-containing protein, producing the protein MGEKKSGARGLLRGAAVLAAGAGAAVLLAGASVAAAETVPQDELTTAAAGWGGTYEWSPGNAPGSRLDLAQRANRVDIWRANNGSNQLWRTYSYGGGVYAFQNRANGKCLWYAGNDAQLTTGNCDDSNSHKFKGVKHSGGYWTFNPINQRSGCLDVRGRGTGNGTYVVTHACNGDSNQRWYSHH; encoded by the coding sequence ATGGGTGAGAAAAAGAGCGGCGCACGGGGACTGTTGCGCGGCGCGGCGGTGCTCGCCGCCGGCGCCGGCGCCGCCGTGCTCCTGGCTGGCGCGTCGGTCGCGGCGGCCGAAACCGTGCCGCAGGACGAGCTGACCACCGCCGCGGCGGGCTGGGGCGGCACCTACGAGTGGTCACCCGGCAACGCCCCCGGCTCGCGGCTCGACCTGGCGCAGCGGGCGAACCGCGTCGACATCTGGCGCGCGAACAACGGCTCCAACCAGCTGTGGCGCACCTACTCCTACGGCGGCGGTGTCTACGCCTTCCAGAACCGCGCCAACGGAAAGTGCTTGTGGTACGCCGGAAACGACGCGCAGCTGACCACGGGCAACTGCGACGACAGCAACAGCCACAAGTTCAAGGGCGTCAAGCACAGCGGCGGCTACTGGACGTTCAACCCGATCAACCAGCGCAGCGGCTGCCTCGACGTACGGGGCCGCGGCACCGGCAACGGCACCTACGTCGTCACGCACGCCTGCAACGGTGACAGCAACCAGCGGTGGTACAGCCACCACTGA